From the genome of Onthophagus taurus isolate NC chromosome 5, IU_Otau_3.0, whole genome shotgun sequence, one region includes:
- the LOC111417170 gene encoding glutamate dehydrogenase, mitochondrial-like, with protein MRPILIKSIKNFLTPLKPIVFRRNYVDIGKIPFHLVSIPDQENPSFLDVVVYNYHKARLIVENKLIAQLQPMWTETIARPEREEKARGILSAMEDPESVLEINFPIRMDDGNYIMHSGFAVHYKAYNVPVVVPVRFGLDMTRGKTTALAKLMTYKCGFGHIPFGGGSAGLVIDRRKYSQKEMRRVTRQFASELVIRGFVGPNIGIVSPDKGVQPKEMNYILTMYRRTYGYSDIHASTLVTGRKPLKFQQNINSVAGGFIACLEYLISKESLMSKHKLTTTLEGKTYISQGCGKLALQIASVLSNKGSKLIAVQSTKGSIINKNGIDVKSLIKYRIKHGNIIGFPGAEAYKGENVLFEPCDIILLAATHLLINGAIASKINAKVVAELANAPITPSGDKALIRKNVLIIPDILANAGQLTVSYIEWLQKMYPVNNMILRYKRMTDYDTLKSIEDSLQRQAYKVQIQPKPDIVERAKGIKYGEMEWVGLMGITEQNCQRVINIADQYQLGPDLRTAAHIGAILHIFGELSNRL; from the coding sequence ATGAGACCAATTCttataaaatcgataaaaaactttttaactcCCCTAAAACCGATAGTTTTTCGACGAAACTATGTGGACATCGGCAAGATCCCATTCCATCTCGTATCAATTCCGGACCAAGAAAACCCGTCATTTCTCGATGTCGTCGTTTACAATTACCACAAAGCAAGGTTAATCGTCGAGAATAAATTGATTGCGCAATTACAACCGATGTGGACAGAAACCATAGCAAGGCCTGAACGCGAGGAAAAAGCTCGCGGGATTTTAAGCGCCATGGAGGATCCGGAATCCGTTTTGGAAATAAACTTTCCGATTCGGATGGATGATGGAAACTATATAATGCATAGTGGTTTCGCCGTACATTATAAAGCTTATAATGTGCCGGTTGTGGTTCCGGTTAGATTCGGTTTGGATATGACCAGAGGAAAAACAACGGCTTTAGCAAAACTTATGACTTATAAATGTGGTTTTGGACATATTCCTTTCGGCGGAGGAAGCGCGGGATTAGTTATTGATCGAAGAAAATACAGCCAAAAAGAAATGAGAAGAGTAACCCGACAGTTCGCTTCCGAATTGGTTATAAGAGGCTTCGTTGGTCCAAACATTGGGATTGTTTCCCCAGATAAAGGTGTCCAAccgaaagaaatgaattacATTTTAACAATGTACAGAAGAACTTACGGTTACAGCGATATTCACGCCTCAACTTTAGTAACTGGGAGAAAACCactaaaatttcaacaaaacatAAACAGCGTAGCCGGTGGATTTATAGCATGTTtagaatatttaatttcaaaagaGAGTTTGATGAGTAAACACAAATTAACGACAACACTCGAAGGAAAAACTTATATTAGTCAAGGTTGTGGTAAATTAGCGTTACAAATTGCGTCGGTTTTATCGAATAAAGGTAGCAAATTAATCGCGGTGCAATCAACGAAAGGgagtattattaataaaaatggaatcgatgttaaatcattaattaaataccGGATTAAACACGGTAATATTATCGGATTTCCCGGAGCCGAAGCTTATAAAGGCGAAAATGTTCTTTTCGAACCGTGTGATATAATTCTTTTAGCCGCGACTCATTTATTGATAAACGGAGCGATTGCAAGTAAAATTAACGCAAAAGTTGTTGCAGAATTAGCTAACGCGCCGATTACACCTTCTGGCGATAAAGCtttaattcgaaaaaatgtgttaattatCCCGGATATTCTCGCAAACGCCGGACAATTAACCGTTTCTTATATAGAGTGGTTGCAAAAAATGTATCCTGTTAACAACAtgattttaagatataaaagaaTGACTGATTATGATACTTTAAAATCGATCGAAGATTCGCTACAAAGGCAAGCTTATAAAGTTCAGATACAACCGAAACCTGACATCGTTGAGCGTGCTAAAGGGATTAAATATGGGGAGATGGAGTGGGTTGGATTGATGGGAATTACGGAACAAAATTGTCAAAGAGTTATTAATATCGCGGATCAGTATCAATTGGGGCCCGATTTAAGAACTGCTGCTCATATTGGGGCTATTTTACACATATTCGGAGAACTTTCGAAtagattataa